Proteins co-encoded in one Nitrospiraceae bacterium genomic window:
- the mreC gene encoding rod shape-determining protein MreC translates to MWMVNFRSPSGTRRLVLASIVLLLVALFLLPSQSQGLLQYVSSPLGEVLSLPLQAISSIDHGISELWAGYVALQGVREENERLRKDMDLLRGQNGQLREAAAATERLKSLLKFKEQAPSAIVAAQVIGRDATNLYRSVIINKGESDGIRSDMGVVTPAGVVGRVVKTTGATAVVLLVTDPNNAIAGLIQRTRDEGIVEGTQQGLARLKYIPLLSTVRNGDRVVTSGLVGGFPRGLPLGTITGIDRAEGALFQSAELMPDVDMGRLEEVLVIQDPRGQSSSSD, encoded by the coding sequence ATGTGGATGGTCAATTTTCGCTCGCCTTCTGGGACCAGACGCCTGGTGCTGGCGTCGATTGTCTTGCTATTGGTCGCCCTCTTCCTGCTCCCCAGCCAAAGTCAAGGGTTGTTACAATACGTCAGCAGTCCACTGGGCGAAGTGTTGAGTCTTCCATTGCAGGCAATTAGCTCGATCGATCACGGGATTTCCGAACTCTGGGCGGGCTATGTCGCCCTGCAAGGGGTGAGAGAAGAAAACGAGCGGTTGCGGAAGGATATGGACCTCCTCCGAGGGCAAAATGGTCAGCTTCGCGAAGCCGCTGCGGCCACCGAGCGATTGAAGTCTCTTTTGAAGTTCAAGGAACAGGCGCCGTCTGCGATCGTTGCGGCGCAGGTGATCGGACGAGATGCGACCAACCTATATCGGTCAGTGATCATCAATAAAGGTGAGAGTGACGGCATCAGGTCGGATATGGGCGTGGTGACACCGGCGGGGGTCGTCGGTCGCGTGGTGAAAACGACCGGGGCGACGGCAGTCGTATTGTTGGTCACCGATCCCAACAATGCCATCGCTGGCCTCATTCAGCGCACGAGGGATGAAGGAATTGTCGAGGGCACTCAGCAGGGATTGGCCAGATTGAAATACATTCCATTGCTCTCGACTGTCCGCAATGGAGATCGGGTCGTGACGTCCGGCCTCGTGGGAGGGTTCCCGCGAGGCCTGCCGCTCGGCACAATTACAGGGATCGACAGAGCGGAAGGCGCTCTCTTTCAATCTGCAGAATTGATGCCTGACGTTGACATGGGGCGTCTCGAAGAGGTGCTCGTCATTCAGGACCCGCGCGGCCAGTCCTCCAGTTCGGATTGA
- a CDS encoding DUF2905 domain-containing protein: MTEWESLGRILIAIGLAVATVGVLIVFSDRFPSLGALFGWLGKLPGDVSIKRDQFSFHFPIVTSLVLSAVLSLVFYLVSWLFRR, translated from the coding sequence ATGACGGAATGGGAAAGTCTCGGCAGGATCTTGATCGCCATTGGGTTGGCCGTGGCCACGGTTGGCGTGTTGATCGTGTTCAGCGACCGGTTCCCAAGCCTCGGTGCGTTATTCGGGTGGCTCGGCAAGCTTCCCGGTGATGTGTCCATTAAGCGGGACCAATTCTCTTTCCACTTTCCAATAGTTACCAGCCTCGTGCTCAGTGCGGTTCTCAGTCTGGTATTCTATTTAGTATCATGGTTATTTCGCCGCTAG
- a CDS encoding SpoIID/LytB domain-containing protein, whose amino-acid sequence MGSLSGTAAAQSIRVLLSAEVLRLDVRAEGPIWMTDSKDRGQAIKSAAQITVNGSGFLLNGVRLASEQLTLRAGEQGLTLIYRKQTGNGYGMSGSGSDPGTTVPVSGLVHLVRKGNGFLLINQVDLEEYVKGVVPAEVNSTWHPEMLKSQAVAARTYALYQQMLSATRDYDVVATVQDQVYRGKHGIDVGVQQAVEATRGLVITYQNAPIYAAFSSTAAGLTEDAMNVWSKDLPYLKGVECPFDLESPFYQWKASFKIDTLEQNLRQQGFPVGTIATLTPVTFSRAGRVATLRILHSGGELVLRGEDLRKAIGYSLVPSTQFTVDSIGQDIVLSGYGAGHAVGMCQWGAKQLAELGYSYTTILNYYYPGTELRNMALTKPPTLPSS is encoded by the coding sequence ATGGGTTCCTTGTCCGGGACGGCAGCGGCCCAGTCCATCCGCGTCCTGCTGTCCGCCGAGGTACTTAGGCTGGATGTCCGCGCGGAGGGGCCGATCTGGATGACGGACTCCAAGGATCGCGGACAAGCCATCAAGTCCGCGGCACAGATTACGGTCAACGGCAGTGGCTTCTTGCTCAATGGTGTGCGCCTTGCCTCCGAGCAGCTGACTCTTCGTGCTGGAGAACAAGGGCTCACGCTGATCTATCGCAAGCAAACGGGGAATGGCTATGGAATGAGTGGTTCCGGAAGCGATCCGGGGACGACGGTGCCGGTGAGCGGATTGGTTCACCTGGTCCGGAAAGGAAACGGGTTTCTCCTCATCAACCAGGTGGATCTTGAAGAATATGTGAAAGGCGTCGTGCCTGCTGAAGTCAATTCGACATGGCATCCGGAGATGCTCAAATCGCAGGCGGTCGCGGCCCGGACCTACGCCCTCTACCAGCAGATGTTGAGTGCGACCCGGGACTATGACGTCGTTGCCACGGTGCAGGATCAGGTCTATCGGGGTAAACACGGCATCGACGTCGGCGTGCAGCAGGCGGTGGAAGCGACGCGCGGCCTAGTAATCACCTATCAAAATGCGCCCATCTATGCGGCCTTCTCTTCCACGGCTGCCGGGCTGACCGAAGACGCCATGAATGTTTGGTCGAAGGATCTTCCCTATCTGAAGGGCGTGGAGTGTCCCTTTGATCTTGAATCGCCGTTCTATCAGTGGAAAGCTTCGTTCAAGATCGATACGCTAGAGCAGAACCTGCGCCAACAGGGTTTTCCCGTGGGAACAATCGCGACCCTGACGCCGGTGACATTCAGCCGAGCTGGTCGTGTGGCGACGCTCCGAATCCTCCACTCAGGAGGCGAATTGGTCTTGCGTGGTGAAGATTTACGGAAGGCGATCGGATACTCGCTCGTCCCGAGCACGCAATTTACGGTCGACTCGATCGGTCAAGATATTGTTTTGTCGGGCTATGGAGCCGGCCATGCTGTGGGTATGTGCCAATGGGGGGCCAAGCAACTGGCCGAACTGGGTTATTCGTATACCACTATTCTCAACTATTACTATCCTGGTACCGAACTGCGAAACATGGCGTTGACAAAGCCACCGACCCTGCCGTCCTCCTGA
- a CDS encoding aspartate-semialdehyde dehydrogenase, translating to MLKKKSSYVVAIIGATGAVGKESLDILEERKFPLESLRLFASKRSAGEVMTCQDREWKVEELTTTSSFAGIDIAFISATDAISREYGPRLAAAGIVVIDDSGIFRMEADVPLVVPEVNASALQTIPRGIVSIPNCTTTPLVMALKPLHEAAGIKRVIVTTFQSVSGTGSAAMNELLDQTRALMSFRDVKAEVYPYQIAFNLLPHIGSFSEGGDCSEEVKIVRETQKILDAPHLRVTSTTVRVPVMRCHSEAINIELERPLNQNEARAALAAMPGVIVYDDPGKKLYPMPLDATGKDEVFVGRVREDTTIANGLNLWVVSDNLRKGAALNAVQIAECLVRGR from the coding sequence ATGTTGAAGAAGAAATCATCGTACGTCGTCGCGATCATCGGGGCTACTGGTGCGGTCGGGAAGGAATCTCTCGACATCCTGGAAGAACGGAAGTTCCCGCTCGAATCGTTGCGCCTGTTCGCCTCGAAACGATCGGCCGGCGAAGTGATGACCTGTCAAGACAGGGAGTGGAAGGTCGAGGAATTGACGACGACCTCCTCGTTTGCCGGTATCGATATCGCGTTCATTTCTGCCACCGATGCGATTAGCCGAGAGTACGGGCCGCGTTTAGCCGCGGCGGGAATCGTCGTCATCGATGATAGCGGCATCTTTCGGATGGAGGCAGATGTCCCGCTGGTCGTACCTGAGGTCAATGCATCCGCTTTGCAGACGATCCCGCGCGGGATTGTCTCGATACCGAATTGCACCACGACGCCGCTCGTCATGGCACTGAAGCCGCTTCATGAGGCAGCCGGGATCAAGCGCGTGATCGTGACGACGTTTCAGTCCGTGTCAGGAACCGGTTCGGCGGCGATGAATGAACTTCTCGATCAGACCAGAGCCTTGATGTCGTTTCGCGACGTGAAAGCTGAGGTCTATCCCTATCAAATTGCGTTCAATCTCCTACCACATATTGGATCATTTTCGGAGGGCGGAGACTGTTCGGAAGAAGTGAAAATTGTGCGCGAGACGCAAAAGATATTGGATGCTCCCCACTTGCGGGTCACCTCGACGACCGTGCGTGTTCCCGTGATGCGCTGCCATTCCGAGGCGATCAATATTGAGTTGGAGCGGCCACTGAATCAAAACGAAGCTAGAGCAGCACTGGCGGCGATGCCGGGCGTGATCGTCTATGACGATCCTGGGAAAAAGTTGTATCCTATGCCGTTGGACGCAACAGGAAAGGATGAGGTCTTCGTGGGGCGGGTCCGCGAGGATACCACGATCGCCAACGGTCTGAACCTCTGGGTGGTATCGGATAATCTCCGCAAAGGAGCGGCGCTCAACGCAGTGCAAATCGCTGAATGCTTGGTGAGAGGTCGATGA
- a CDS encoding SurA N-terminal domain-containing protein, which translates to MIKILRYTHDRFPWLLAVAMGFIAVTFVVGMGWWGFGGQSGNVVASVGDLTVSRDEFKRAYENTYRVYKEKVPGEFKDETIKQYVVEQLVENNLWLIVAKEMGMTVSNDELRDVITKIPDFQRNGTFDSEIYRRVLAINHMTPSVFEAMETKDILTIKAKMVVRDAVALTPSELAEAQALMVRQPESDPAKATAARDRAVQDMLFQKQQRALTAYTEALKARLPIKIHRELL; encoded by the coding sequence ATGATCAAAATACTCCGGTACACGCACGATCGTTTTCCGTGGCTGTTGGCGGTCGCGATGGGGTTCATCGCGGTGACCTTTGTCGTAGGAATGGGTTGGTGGGGATTTGGTGGGCAATCCGGCAATGTGGTCGCCTCGGTTGGGGATCTCACCGTGTCCCGTGATGAATTCAAGCGCGCGTATGAAAACACCTATCGAGTATACAAAGAAAAAGTTCCAGGAGAATTCAAGGACGAAACAATTAAACAATATGTGGTGGAACAGCTCGTCGAAAATAACTTGTGGCTCATCGTGGCGAAGGAAATGGGCATGACGGTTTCCAACGACGAACTCCGCGATGTGATCACGAAAATACCGGACTTCCAAAGGAACGGAACGTTCGATTCGGAAATCTACCGCCGAGTGTTGGCCATCAATCATATGACTCCGTCGGTCTTTGAGGCCATGGAGACGAAAGACATTCTGACGATCAAAGCTAAAATGGTGGTACGCGATGCGGTGGCATTAACCCCGAGCGAACTAGCCGAAGCGCAGGCTCTCATGGTTCGGCAGCCGGAATCCGATCCTGCCAAGGCTACAGCTGCACGGGACCGTGCCGTGCAAGACATGCTGTTTCAGAAACAACAACGAGCGCTGACGGCGTACACCGAGGCTCTCAAAGCAAGACTTCCGATTAAGATACATCGGGAACTGTTGTAG
- a CDS encoding RDD family protein: protein MAEEVGRIHPAGSAVYPKAQVLNRCIAKLIDCFIVGAASEVLAPIGFLAGLAYVLVADGFAGGQSIGKRLIGLQTILPGTRETAGFRESIIRNLPFAAAQVAFAVPYVGWIASVAILAFETVLVVGNEQGRRLGDEVAGTQVVDAGRLALPD, encoded by the coding sequence TTGGCGGAGGAGGTGGGCAGGATCCATCCGGCCGGTTCTGCGGTCTATCCCAAGGCGCAGGTTCTGAACCGGTGTATCGCCAAGCTCATCGACTGTTTTATCGTTGGTGCGGCAAGTGAAGTATTGGCTCCGATCGGATTCCTCGCCGGCTTAGCCTATGTCTTGGTGGCCGATGGATTTGCCGGTGGGCAGAGTATCGGGAAACGGCTGATCGGTCTCCAAACGATCCTCCCCGGCACACGCGAAACAGCAGGGTTTCGGGAATCCATCATCCGCAATCTTCCGTTTGCTGCCGCTCAGGTCGCGTTCGCAGTCCCGTATGTAGGGTGGATTGCATCGGTGGCGATTCTGGCATTTGAAACTGTGTTGGTCGTTGGTAATGAACAGGGACGGCGGCTTGGTGATGAGGTTGCCGGCACTCAGGTCGTCGATGCGGGTCGGCTGGCGCTGCCTGACTGA
- a CDS encoding rod shape-determining protein: protein MGFASDIFGWFSNDLAIDLGTATTLVYVHGKGIVLNEPSVVAVEKKTEKVLAVGADAKKMLGRTPGNIVAVRPMKEGVIADFEMAEQMLKRFIQKAHNRSAFVRPRIIIGVPSRITQVEQRAVRDSAELAGAREVYLIEEPVAAAIGAGLPITEPSGNMVVDVGGGTTDIAVISLGGIVYSESVKVAGDRMDDAIMNYIKKKYNLLIGEHMAERIKFEIGSAYPFEERKTMMIKGRDLISGIPRTLVIDDAEVREALQEPIGTIVNAIKVALENTPPELAGDIIDRGIVLTGGGSLLKGMDTRFREETNLPIITVDDPLTSVVLGVGKILDELDLLAKVSVMSQANTFR from the coding sequence GTGGGGTTTGCGAGCGACATTTTCGGATGGTTCTCCAACGATCTGGCGATCGACCTGGGGACGGCGACCACACTGGTCTACGTGCACGGGAAAGGCATCGTCTTAAACGAGCCGTCGGTTGTGGCCGTCGAGAAAAAAACCGAAAAGGTGCTCGCTGTCGGGGCTGATGCCAAGAAGATGTTGGGCCGGACGCCAGGCAACATCGTTGCGGTTCGACCGATGAAAGAAGGTGTCATCGCCGACTTCGAGATGGCCGAGCAGATGCTCAAACGCTTCATTCAGAAGGCCCACAATCGGAGTGCGTTCGTACGCCCCCGCATCATTATCGGTGTGCCCTCTCGGATCACTCAGGTGGAACAGCGGGCTGTCCGGGATTCGGCGGAACTGGCTGGTGCTCGAGAAGTCTATCTCATCGAGGAGCCAGTGGCTGCGGCGATCGGGGCGGGGCTCCCGATTACCGAGCCGTCCGGGAATATGGTCGTCGACGTCGGCGGTGGCACCACGGATATCGCGGTCATCTCACTCGGGGGGATTGTCTACAGCGAATCCGTCAAGGTGGCGGGCGATCGCATGGACGATGCGATCATGAACTACATTAAAAAGAAATATAATCTCCTGATCGGCGAACATATGGCGGAACGGATCAAGTTCGAAATCGGGTCCGCGTATCCGTTCGAAGAACGTAAAACGATGATGATAAAAGGCCGCGATCTGATCTCCGGCATTCCGCGGACGCTGGTGATCGACGACGCGGAAGTTCGAGAAGCTTTGCAGGAACCCATCGGAACAATCGTCAACGCAATCAAGGTGGCGTTGGAAAATACCCCACCTGAGTTGGCGGGAGATATCATCGATCGCGGCATTGTGCTGACGGGCGGTGGATCGTTACTGAAGGGCATGGATACTCGGTTCCGGGAGGAAACGAACCTGCCGATTATTACGGTGGACGATCCCTTAACTTCTGTCGTATTGGGGGTCGGTAAGATCCTCGATGAGCTCGATTTGCTCGCCAAAGTCTCGGTGATGTCTCAAGCCAACACCTTCCGGTAA
- the queA gene encoding tRNA preQ1(34) S-adenosylmethionine ribosyltransferase-isomerase QueA, translated as MQLSEFDFPFDSSLVAMHPVLPRDRARLLVINTTDQSLAHRSIKELPELLNPGDLLVVNDTKVRAARVAGWKRPSGVSIEMLFVKELPDHTWEVMVRGKLTPGQIIEVGPDAHVVVIAREADRTTVRIETGEAVQEFFRLYGRMPLPPYIKRSPTEEDCDWYQTVFAKDEGAVAAPTAGLHFTSELLGRLKTRGVGLTAVTLHVGPGTFKPVTVDRIEDHRMGSEWIDVGPEAIQAIEYTKSKGGRVIAVGTTVVRALETAVQGGEKLQPYQGETNLFIVPGFSFKVVNALLTNFHLPRTTLLMLVSALAGNSLLRHAYEEAVRARYRFYSYGDAMLIL; from the coding sequence ATGCAGTTGTCCGAGTTCGACTTCCCGTTTGATTCCTCGCTCGTCGCAATGCATCCGGTTCTTCCTCGGGACCGGGCCAGACTGTTGGTCATTAACACGACGGACCAGTCTCTAGCCCACCGCTCCATCAAAGAGCTGCCTGAGCTGTTGAATCCGGGCGACTTGTTGGTCGTCAACGACACGAAAGTCCGTGCGGCCCGAGTGGCGGGTTGGAAACGTCCGTCAGGAGTCTCCATTGAGATGCTGTTTGTCAAGGAGCTGCCCGATCACACGTGGGAGGTGATGGTCAGAGGCAAATTGACGCCAGGACAGATCATTGAGGTTGGTCCAGACGCCCATGTGGTCGTCATCGCGCGTGAGGCTGACCGGACCACCGTTCGGATCGAGACGGGAGAGGCCGTCCAAGAGTTCTTCCGCTTGTATGGCCGCATGCCGTTGCCGCCATACATCAAGAGGTCGCCGACAGAGGAGGATTGTGATTGGTACCAGACGGTCTTTGCAAAGGATGAAGGTGCTGTTGCAGCTCCCACAGCGGGGCTTCACTTCACGTCCGAGCTTCTCGGGCGATTGAAGACCCGGGGCGTCGGATTGACGGCCGTGACCCTGCACGTCGGACCTGGAACTTTCAAGCCGGTTACCGTGGATCGGATCGAAGACCATCGGATGGGCAGTGAATGGATTGACGTGGGGCCTGAAGCGATTCAGGCCATCGAGTACACCAAGTCGAAGGGAGGAAGAGTGATTGCTGTGGGGACCACGGTTGTCCGTGCGTTGGAAACTGCTGTTCAAGGTGGGGAGAAGCTTCAGCCGTATCAGGGCGAGACAAATTTGTTCATTGTACCTGGATTTTCGTTCAAGGTCGTGAACGCGCTGCTGACGAACTTTCACCTACCGCGCACCACGCTCTTGATGCTCGTGTCCGCACTGGCGGGCAACTCGCTGCTGCGGCACGCCTATGAAGAGGCCGTGCGTGCCCGCTATCGATTCTACAGTTATGGGGATGCCATGCTGATTTTGTAA
- a CDS encoding cupin domain-containing protein, with protein MFKVTPLERPVFLAGDHTRLREIFHPAKHQLKLGYSLAHGTLGPGQRSRRHVLASSEVYYFIVGQGRFMIHDQVIAVEAGTTLYVPPGETQSLENTGSIDIEFLCLVDPAWKPEDEVILE; from the coding sequence GTGTTCAAGGTCACACCATTAGAGCGCCCAGTGTTTTTAGCCGGCGACCATACCCGTCTACGGGAGATCTTCCATCCAGCTAAGCACCAGCTGAAACTGGGTTATAGCCTTGCCCATGGGACGTTGGGACCAGGTCAACGGTCCAGGCGGCACGTCTTGGCTTCTTCGGAAGTCTACTATTTCATTGTCGGTCAAGGACGTTTCATGATCCATGATCAGGTCATCGCGGTTGAGGCTGGGACGACGCTCTATGTGCCTCCAGGAGAGACCCAGTCACTGGAGAATACCGGAAGTATTGATATCGAGTTTCTCTGCCTCGTCGATCCTGCGTGGAAGCCGGAAGACGAAGTGATTCTGGAGTAG
- the leuB gene encoding 3-isopropylmalate dehydrogenase, translated as MGTVKAKIAVLAGDGVGREIVPEAVKVLKVVAEKFGHSFEFATGDVGGQAIDKVGVPLPQDTLALAKQSDAVLLGAVGGPKWEGLEYSLRPERALLGLREHLGLYANLRPAKLYPMLADASSLRREIIEGIDILVVRELTGGIYFGKPKGIEKLPNGEERGINTEIYTTAEIKRIAKVAFDAARKRRKKVTSVDKANVLESSELWRRIVSDVQTQYPDVELNHIYVDNAAMQLVRNPRQFDVMLCNNMFGDILSDEAAMLTGSIGMLPSASVGAQVGLFEPIHGSAPDIAGKNIANPIATIASAAMMLSYAFQLDKEAEAIEQAIVKTLDLGYRTKDIQGPGARVVGTSEMGDAILRNLN; from the coding sequence ATGGGCACTGTGAAAGCGAAAATTGCAGTCTTGGCTGGTGACGGAGTCGGACGGGAGATCGTTCCCGAGGCTGTCAAGGTTCTCAAAGTCGTGGCTGAGAAATTTGGCCATAGCTTTGAATTTGCCACGGGCGATGTTGGTGGGCAAGCCATCGATAAGGTCGGAGTTCCCCTGCCTCAAGATACGCTGGCCCTGGCCAAGCAGAGTGATGCCGTCCTCCTAGGGGCAGTCGGTGGTCCGAAGTGGGAAGGGCTCGAATACAGTCTGCGACCAGAACGAGCACTCCTAGGCTTGCGTGAGCATCTGGGTCTATATGCGAACCTGAGGCCGGCAAAGTTATACCCAATGTTGGCCGACGCCTCGTCCTTGAGACGTGAGATCATCGAAGGAATCGACATTCTCGTAGTCCGGGAATTGACCGGCGGCATCTATTTTGGCAAGCCCAAAGGCATCGAGAAGCTGCCGAATGGAGAAGAGCGGGGGATCAACACGGAAATCTATACGACGGCGGAAATCAAACGCATTGCAAAAGTCGCGTTCGACGCTGCGAGAAAACGGCGCAAGAAAGTGACATCGGTCGATAAAGCGAATGTCCTGGAGTCGTCCGAACTCTGGCGCCGAATCGTGAGTGATGTTCAGACGCAATACCCGGATGTCGAGCTTAACCATATATACGTGGATAATGCAGCGATGCAGCTCGTGCGCAATCCACGGCAGTTCGACGTGATGCTGTGCAATAACATGTTCGGTGATATCCTGAGCGACGAAGCGGCCATGTTGACCGGTTCGATCGGCATGTTGCCCTCGGCGAGCGTGGGGGCTCAGGTGGGACTGTTTGAGCCAATACATGGAAGCGCTCCTGATATTGCCGGCAAGAATATCGCGAATCCCATCGCTACGATTGCGTCGGCCGCCATGATGCTGTCCTATGCCTTCCAACTCGATAAGGAAGCGGAGGCGATCGAGCAGGCGATTGTAAAGACCCTGGATCTCGGCTATCGGACAAAGGACATTCAGGGACCCGGCGCCCGCGTCGTCGGTACGAGTGAGATGGGTGATGCGATTCTGCGAAATCTCAATTAA